Genomic segment of Veillonella parvula DSM 2008:
ACTACATACGCAAATAAATTATTAAGTAATGCTGAGTAAGATTCATCTGTATAATAAGGTTCTCCTATATGGCCTCCGTCCGTTGTATGTACTAAATTATCAGAATCATAATAATCATGATAGTCACGTTCATATTCCATTAAAGCATAATAATAAGCAACCTTCTCTCTTAATTTACTCCACCGTGTATCTTCATCATAGCCATAAGCATTAGTAAATAACAGTTGGGAAATATCATAATTTAAATCTTGACGATTCTGATGCTCTAACCAATTATAAGTAGTCGCCTTTTCTGCTAAAGCACCGCCAGTATCTCCACTGACAACTTTACCAATGACTAAACTTATAATTTTTCTAAATTCCGGATTAGTGGATTTATTAATAAAACTTTGTAAACTTTCATTCACGGCAGAAGCTTTAACACCAGAAATAATATTACTTCCTGAATAATTAGATAAAAAACCTCCTAAGCTAGCATGTAAGCTTATTTTATATATACCATTATCCCCCCATTTTTTCGACTCTTGATAATACTTATCCGCTTTAGCATTTTCGCCTTTCATTTTTGCCTTCACTGCTTTATCAAGTAATCTCGTTTGTTGATGTACACTTACGTCTCCAATTAACTTATATCCATGTTCAGAAAGCTTATTTAATAGAATTTGTTTTTCTTCTACTGTTTTCTTATCAAAAATTGGTGCTAATTTATTAAGTGCTTGTTCTGTATCATGATTAATCTTTTCTAAAGATTCTTTCTCAGCAACTTCGATGATACCTTTACTGATAGCAGAATGAGTAGTTGATTTAGAATTACCTTTTACAGGAATCCCCATTTTAGGGCTACCAGTAATACCTATTGGATTATTTTTAGAGCGTTTAGTAGTTGATAAACTATACCCAGATGTCTTCGCTGAATAGGATGCTTCATTATGAATATCATTCATTGATAAAGAGTTAGAGGATAATTTATTCTTAGATATATCAGTACTACCTTTAATTATACCACCTGTAAGTGTAGTTGCATTATTTACCTGTACATTATATCCACCATCACCTGCATATATGCCAGCCTGGTTTGTAACACTTGCATAGTGACTGTCTGTCGTGCCTCTCGAATTATCAAATCCAACTCTCGCAGGACCACTCATTCCATAGGATACAGATATACCTTTATTTTTACTTACTTTATGGTAGTCATTCGTATCTTGTAAACTTTCAATTTTTAAATCATGTCCAACTTTTGTAGACACACTGTCACCGATGATCTTAGAACCAATAATATCTGTATCATTTCCAGAGATAGTATTGACTTGGTTACCACGAATAACAGTTCCAGTATGTGTCTTGGTTGTCTCTAATGCATTTTCTTTACCTTTATACACATTAGCTTCTAAACCAATAACACCATTACCATGAGGACTAACTGTAGCACCAACAGACCACCCAGAACTTGTATATGTATCATGTTGTACCGAAGAGTTTGTTCCTGCATCTAAACTTAGGTTATTTGTTGCATTTAAATTAACCTCTGGAGCCTCTATAACACTACCTGTAATCTGAATATTGCCTTTATCGCTATTGTCACTATTCGCAGTAATACTTACTTTATTTTTGCTACCTATAGAACTACCTATATAATTCTCTTGCTTAAGTTCACTAAGCTGTTTGAATTTGCTCGAACCAATACCAACTTGTACATTGAGTAAACGATCTTTTTTAGCTCTATTATTTATATTATTGATCGCAGTTTTAACATCTGGATGCATAGCATTTTTCTCTTCAGGATGTTCTGCCTGATATGCTTTATTAAGTTCATCAGCCTTAGCAAGTATATCTTTTTCTTTTTCTAAAAGCTTTTCTATTTTAGCATTTTTATAAGAAGTCCCATCATTATAAGCATGTTTTAAAGTATTTGCAGCCTCAAGATACTCTAATGTTGATAAGTTGCTATTTTTTCTAGAGTTAGCACGCTTGCCAAGTTGCTGAACATTATTTAATTCATTAACAATCTGACCACCAACACTTACAGTAAGACCAGAACGCTTCTCCTCGTGACTTTGAACTATATGTACAGTATTATGCTTCCCATCAACAGTTACATTTTGAGCAGAAAGGTCTGCAGGTTGATTACTAAAATAGTTTGTCGTAGTACTATGAATTGCATTACCAGCCTTAACATTAATCTCTCCATCTGAGGAGGCAATGTTACTTGCAACTTGATTTATATACCTTCCATCTGTTGTATCAGTCACTTTTTTACTACCTATAGTAAATCCTATACCAGCACCCATTAATCCAGATTTTTTACTATATTGATATACATCATCACGTTGTGTTTCTTCACCTGAATCTGTACGCACATCATTCCCCGCAGATACTAATACATCGTTTGTTCCTAAAATATTAGAACCTGTTACCGAAACATTACGATTAGCTTTCACATTAATCGTATCGCCACCAATAGTTGAAGATAGCACACCTGTGTGTTCGTGATCTGTACGTATGATATTAGTTGTACGAGATAGTAAACTTTTTTCTTTATACTTTAGACCATATTCATCACGGCTATAGCTTTTCCCATTAGTGATAGTAACATCATTTCCCGCTTCAACTGATGTTAAGCCATGTTCACTATTAACAATACCATTACGGATATTTACATCATTTCCCGCTCGTAAAGTAACATTGCTATCACTTAAAATAGCTGTACCTAATTCTGTACGGCGGTCAGTACGATTATAATTATCACTATTAACCGTCATATCCTTTTTAGCAGATAATGCCTCTGTTGTTACATTAATATTCTGACCAGCATCAATACTTACTTTGGAATTATCTCCAGTATGAACAATAGCTCCTTTAAGGTTAATATCTCGTTTAGCAGATAAAACTAAATCACCTTTTTCTCCTACACCTATAGTACCTTGACGACCAACAACATCTTGATGTTGTAATCTATCTACCTGAGTACCTACATTAATATCACGGCCAGCATTAATATAAACTTGTTTATCACCATGAATATTACCAGTATTTATTACATCTTGAGATGCTTTAATAGTAACTGTACGTCCATCTATACGCCCTGTATTTTCTACATCAAGAGCCCCTAATACAATTGTATCTGCAGTCATAATGCCTTGATTTAGAATATCTGTATTAGCATTGCTAACGATAGCTTTGCCACTTATAATTCCCCCCATTGTATCCATAGATTTAGCAGACTGTTTGGCTAAATACACTTTAGGATACAAAACTTGTTGCGCTTTTCCATCTACTATAACGGTTTTAGTTTCCAACCAAACCATATCTGTTGTTATAGCGTCCATTTGTTCTTTAGATAAAGCAATTCCAGGTGTTAATTTAAAAGCTTTACCAAAAGCTACACCAGCCTCTAATAAAGCTTTATATTCAGCTTCATTATCTGTATAACCTTCTAAATATTGTTTACCTGTAGCTGATACAATTTGCTCATTAATAAGTTGCTGTTCATAGAATCCATCACCTAAGCGTTTGGATCTTCTTTCAGGATTATTTGCCAAGGCATCAATCATAAATTGAGATGATAAAAAATTCTTTCGATTAGTAAAAGCAGGATCAGTCTCTATCAAAGCATTAGCCGTAATATCAGGATGAATTTGATATAGTGCCTCTGTTGGTAGCGATAAACCATTTATGGTTTGACTTGCTTTACCTTTGCCCCCACCCAGACCATAGGGATCTAAACTATCATTAACCTTTTTAATAGTTGCGTTAGATACTCTATCTTCAGCATGCTCTTTAATAGTACCAATTGGTTTTACATTTTCTTCAGTAATCGATGGTGTCATAAAGACTTCAGGGCCCCAAACACGTATACGTTTACTTCTATAACCGTGACGTTTCCTTTTCTTTTCTGTTCTACTTTCTTGAGTAGTGCCAGTAATAAAAGTCTTATCACTAATCATATCTGATATGTTTTGTATCGAGCCATTTGTCTTAAAAGTTCCTCCTGAAAT
This window contains:
- a CDS encoding two-partner secretion domain-containing protein, with the translated sequence MKQKRLQYKIAVWLTMGLMIVDPLVVPFVYAENPIEVDRNAPHERQAMIGQAANGVTLVNVVGPSAGGVSRNDYTNFNVPQNGVILNNSYQMSNTKLGGYVPGNANMMRGSANVIVNEVTSHNATNMNGFIEVAGHKASVVIANPNGITVDGGGFINTDRAVLTTGKPEYDSAGNLNSYRVERGTVAINRNGLNAKDANSLQVLTEAASVNAGVWANSIEARTGKNKIDANTLDTQKLGNSNNIGLDVSAIGGMYANSITLKGTNTGLGVNVKGVVSSSQASSITSDGQIVVDGGVTSNGNTILDGQSIAIHSNAVVQGDSSTTVYSQEKVNNSGLVNSGNTTTINAKSIDNHEGGRIYGDTVAIKANIVTNHTNSEIEERYHKAGKELEKAKNELDAEWNADISKYKTKPELEEHRQRIKDLTKAYDDVQEKVTAIKVELDSHKSGVIAGRNHVNITSDTIDNTGKGLIYSGGTMDLIAKDGIHNKGATIKATKSIKLDAPTVENNKNVALGVKRVSDGITKNPDKIKVTHPHHKLEGQVFDKSEFPYADDSSGYGVAHIKPVKTPEDEAYNKEMNKNENRINQFTIIRSEAEQTHKKVTNDDPGIISSGGDLITSGILYNDNSRVISGGTFKTNGSIQNISDMISDKTFITGTTQESRTEKKRKRHGYRSKRIRVWGPEVFMTPSITEENVKPIGTIKEHAEDRVSNATIKKVNDSLDPYGLGGGKGKASQTINGLSLPTEALYQIHPDITANALIETDPAFTNRKNFLSSQFMIDALANNPERRSKRLGDGFYEQQLINEQIVSATGKQYLEGYTDNEAEYKALLEAGVAFGKAFKLTPGIALSKEQMDAITTDMVWLETKTVIVDGKAQQVLYPKVYLAKQSAKSMDTMGGIISGKAIVSNANTDILNQGIMTADTIVLGALDVENTGRIDGRTVTIKASQDVINTGNIHGDKQVYINAGRDINVGTQVDRLQHQDVVGRQGTIGVGEKGDLVLSAKRDINLKGAIVHTGDNSKVSIDAGQNINVTTEALSAKKDMTVNSDNYNRTDRRTELGTAILSDSNVTLRAGNDVNIRNGIVNSEHGLTSVEAGNDVTITNGKSYSRDEYGLKYKEKSLLSRTTNIIRTDHEHTGVLSSTIGGDTINVKANRNVSVTGSNILGTNDVLVSAGNDVRTDSGEETQRDDVYQYSKKSGLMGAGIGFTIGSKKVTDTTDGRYINQVASNIASSDGEINVKAGNAIHSTTTNYFSNQPADLSAQNVTVDGKHNTVHIVQSHEEKRSGLTVSVGGQIVNELNNVQQLGKRANSRKNSNLSTLEYLEAANTLKHAYNDGTSYKNAKIEKLLEKEKDILAKADELNKAYQAEHPEEKNAMHPDVKTAINNINNRAKKDRLLNVQVGIGSSKFKQLSELKQENYIGSSIGSKNKVSITANSDNSDKGNIQITGSVIEAPEVNLNATNNLSLDAGTNSSVQHDTYTSSGWSVGATVSPHGNGVIGLEANVYKGKENALETTKTHTGTVIRGNQVNTISGNDTDIIGSKIIGDSVSTKVGHDLKIESLQDTNDYHKVSKNKGISVSYGMSGPARVGFDNSRGTTDSHYASVTNQAGIYAGDGGYNVQVNNATTLTGGIIKGSTDISKNKLSSNSLSMNDIHNEASYSAKTSGYSLSTTKRSKNNPIGITGSPKMGIPVKGNSKSTTHSAISKGIIEVAEKESLEKINHDTEQALNKLAPIFDKKTVEEKQILLNKLSEHGYKLIGDVSVHQQTRLLDKAVKAKMKGENAKADKYYQESKKWGDNGIYKISLHASLGGFLSNYSGSNIISGVKASAVNESLQSFINKSTNPEFRKIISLVIGKVVSGDTGGALAEKATTYNWLEHQNRQDLNYDISQLLFTNAYGYDEDTRWSKLREKVAYYYALMEYERDYHDYYDSDNLVHTTDGGHIGEPYYTDESYSALLNNLFAYVVGSDPNNINYYTHLKEYYYNKFVSEEKYIQDKGYNVRTYDAGWQEDDGQYYNKLINGGTVLNGRFRGKQLELEGYPTVLGDDGQTYYTLDENGRPWYNPNPSNEVKIQLSKEKQQLLVTQRLHKINENSKIESNNESYTVQDGEKALESLYNQIPKIRKQYNGAAEATEIFLYAGDKSDLIGKYGIVDVKGSTNDIQTVVIDKDSVLGQTMVPSERMKLDAIVAFMTILKEKGINIDNTGQSTINSHLGVQSVNQYLTVGTYLISPRVFYDEYNDVYYGTMIVADRWDNGGKLAKLGIISFGEYNNPIHNAYVIQVTNLRKPYNNEVHDIPFSVSGRAVRERL